ACCCGAGCGCGCTCGCAGCGCCTCTTCCCGCTCGGCCGTCAGGTCATCCAGCAGGTATTCGAAGCGCGGTACCAGCGCTCGCCACTGCTCCCCTGGAAGCTCGAAGAGCTCCTCCACCCGGCGCGGCGCCGTCCAGGCCCCATCCGGCCCGTGGTACATGACGAGCGGAATGATGACCGGCAGCCGCGTGCTCTCCGGGTGCTCCTGTCTCCAACGCTCCACCTGGCGCACCACGTAGCGCAGCATGCGCAGCGCCATCCACCGGTCCACCGACGACTGGTGCTCCAGCAACACGTACAGCAACAACGGCTGGCCCGTGCGCAGCCGGGCCGTGAAGAGCAGATCGCTCTCCGTCTCGCGCAGCTCCGGGTCCACCACGCTGCCGTGCTCTCGCCGCAGGGACGTCCAGTCCACCTCCGAGACGACATGCGCGGGCAGCACGGCGCGCAGTTCGGCCTCGGCCCGCTCGGGGTGGCCGAAGGTGTAGCGGGCGAAGAGATCATGCGGTCCAGACATGGCCAAACGCCCTCAAGCATCCGGCGGGCCAGGGACGCCTGACGCACCCCGCCAGGGCTCGCGGCGTGAGGCGGGTCACACCGCCCGCGAACCCGGGTGGGCCCTGTCCTTCCCACCTGCTAGGGTTGCCGCCCGCATGTGGCGCACCATCGCTCCGAGGGGAGAGACCCTGTTCGAGGTCGGGAAGTACCGGGTTCGACGCGTCTCGGAGGAGGACGCGCCGATCATCCGCCAGCTGGGCGAGCGCTGTCTGGATCACCTCGAGCTCCACTACGGCTCACCGCCCGACCCCGCGCAGATGATCCGCGATCTCCTCACGGACCTGCCTCCGGGCAAGACGCTCAGTGACAAGTTCGGCATGGGCGTCTTCGATGGCTCGGGCCAGCTGGTGGGCGCCATCGACGTCATCCGCGACTACCCCGAGCCGCGCGAGTGGTACCTCGGCCTGCTGGTGCTCGAGCCGGCCTGGCGCAACCAGGGCCTGGGCGCGAAGCTGCTGGACGCGCTGACCCAATGGCTG
The sequence above is drawn from the Archangium gephyra genome and encodes:
- a CDS encoding Rpn family recombination-promoting nuclease/putative transposase gives rise to the protein MSGPHDLFARYTFGHPERAEAELRAVLPAHVVSEVDWTSLRREHGSVVDPELRETESDLLFTARLRTGQPLLLYVLLEHQSSVDRWMALRMLRYVVRQVERWRQEHPESTRLPVIIPLVMYHGPDGAWTAPRRVEELFELPGEQWRALVPRFEYLLDDLTAEREEALRARSGPPLARLAWLVLRYGRTGELARKLPDWVVLFAQVYADAEGAEHLVVVIRYLLWVERNAAVHAAARRVLHSVLDGQRAEDLMRTWAEEMLEQGVQKGLARGREEGREEGLIRARAEYILRTLTARGVKVDETARQRILSCTDVATLDRWFDRSLNATALSDVLEDLAQ
- a CDS encoding GNAT family N-acetyltransferase, yielding MWRTIAPRGETLFEVGKYRVRRVSEEDAPIIRQLGERCLDHLELHYGSPPDPAQMIRDLLTDLPPGKTLSDKFGMGVFDGSGQLVGAIDVIRDYPEPREWYLGLLVLEPAWRNQGLGAKLLDALTQWLRRRDAAYLRLAVSEYNAAGQRFWKRGGFEPVKQVLAEFGNKKSVFHVLRRALEVR